The following are from one region of the Salvia hispanica cultivar TCC Black 2014 chromosome 1, UniMelb_Shisp_WGS_1.0, whole genome shotgun sequence genome:
- the LOC125202683 gene encoding chaperone protein dnaJ 50: MRNHKFRELITLATNGPDHKKCGAERLGKRLRSESGLAVSFSDSKRRPMEPFASIRRSFPALIFLLFLLIQPSLSIYCDEDDCYDLLGVTQSANASEIKKAYYKLSLKHHPDKNPDPESKKFFVKIANAYEILKDEATREQYDYAIAHPEEVFYNTARYYHAYYGHKTDTRAVLLGLLLILSGFQYLNQWQRYNQAIDMVKKTPAYKNKLKAMELERNGKITNKRKGNKQMNKQMVEDYSKELELQIKGAEKPSLWELLAVRVILLPYTMGKLLLWYGHWLWRYQVKQKPYSWEDASYLTRRSLGVPSASWRDIDESTKDDLVQRRLWVKPNLESYLSEMRRESKYRR; the protein is encoded by the exons ATGAGAAATCATAAATTTAGAGAATTGATAACCCTTGCCACAAATGGGCCCGATCACAAGAAGTGCGGCGCGGAGAGGTTAGGAAAACGTCTACGATCTGAGTCCGGCCTTGCAGTGAG CTTCTCCGACTCAAAACGGCGGCCAATGGAGCCATTTGCCTCTATCCGCCGGAGCTTTCCCGCACTGATCTTCCTGCTCTTCCTCCTCATTCAACCATCTCTTTCGATCTACTGCGATGAGGACGATTGCTACGATCTCTTAGG GGTCACTCAAAGCGCCAATGCCTCCGAGATCAAGAAAGCTTACTACAAGCTCTCTCTTAAGCA TCATCCGGATAAAAATCCGGATCCGGAATCGAAGAAGTTTTTTGTGAAGATTGCAAATGCTTATGAG ATATTGAAAGATGAAGCCACGAGGGAGCAGTATGACTATGCAATTGCACATCCAGAAGAG GTATTCTACAATACAGCGCGGTACTACCATGCTTATTACGGCCATAAGACA GATACTCGTGCTGTCCTTCTGGGTCTTCTTTTGATTCTCTCAGGATTTCAGTATCTTAACCAATGGCAAAGATATAATCAG GCCATTGACATGGTGAAGAAGACTCCAGCTTATAAGAATAAGCTAAAAGCTATGGAACTTGAACGCAAtggaaaaataacaaacaagaGGAAGGGTAACAAGCAGATGAACAA GCAAATGGTGGAGGATTATAGTAAGGAACTTGAACTGCAGATAAAAGGTGCTGAAAAGCCTTCCCTTTGGGAGCTTCTTGCTGTTCGTGTCATATTACTGCCTTACACCATGGGAAAG CTGTTGTTATGGTATGGGCATTGGTTGTGGCGGTACCAGGTGAAACAAAAACCATACTCTTGGGAAGATGCCTCCTATCTTACTAGAAGATCTCTGGGGGTACCTTCTGCCTCATGGAGAGACATAG ATGAATCAACAAAGGACGATCTTGTCCAAAGACGACTGTGGGTAAAACCCAACTTGGAGAGCTATCTGTCTGAGATGAGGAGAGAATCAAAGTACCGGAGATAG